One region of Candidatus Rokuibacteriota bacterium genomic DNA includes:
- a CDS encoding thiamine pyrophosphate-binding protein: MGTITGAHLLIRTLKRHGVRRLFGLCGDHVNAIFNACLDEGITIVDVRQESGATHMADGWARVTGQPGVSVVTGGPGHTNSITGIATAWMACSPIIAISGMHEWGLRDRGPLQEIDQVELVRPITKWARVVTDPARLGQYAAIAYREAVSGRPGPVHLTIPGDVLEAAVDDSRIAIPEPWRHEATAASPDAVDAALDRLQSAERPAIIAGSGIWWARAWEPLQRFVEATALPCFTIGMARGSLSDEHPLCFGYADAVLNPAAREIREADVVLLIGKRIDFRLGYGNLFGPNAHLIQVDIHAAELGRNRNAQLPIQCDAGAFLAQMAAGAEKRGGWKEKPWAERLRAARRAAAESRRPDETSDASPVHPLRIVREVREAVNSDVVWVIDGGDFAQWCRLALPARKPGHWVRLGALGTVGAAIPLGVVAKLAKPDCPVVILTGDGGMAFHSWELHTALRFNAPVVVVVGNDCGWGMERELQAAFYDRTVGVELGPVRYDKVIEGMGGHGEHVEVPAELRPALDRALKSGRVACVNVMMRGVPSPLTTANIARAKGPKV; this comes from the coding sequence GGATCACCATCGTGGATGTGAGGCAGGAGTCGGGCGCGACCCACATGGCGGACGGCTGGGCCCGGGTCACCGGCCAGCCCGGAGTCTCGGTCGTCACCGGCGGCCCCGGCCACACCAATTCCATCACCGGCATCGCGACGGCGTGGATGGCCTGCTCCCCGATCATCGCCATCAGCGGCATGCACGAGTGGGGGCTCCGCGACAGGGGACCGCTCCAGGAGATCGACCAGGTGGAGCTGGTCCGCCCCATCACCAAGTGGGCGCGCGTCGTCACCGACCCGGCGCGCCTTGGCCAGTACGCCGCCATCGCCTACCGGGAGGCGGTGAGCGGCCGGCCCGGCCCGGTCCACCTCACCATCCCGGGCGACGTCCTGGAGGCGGCGGTGGACGATTCGAGAATCGCGATCCCCGAGCCGTGGCGCCACGAGGCCACGGCCGCGTCGCCGGATGCCGTCGACGCCGCGCTGGATCGGCTCCAGAGTGCCGAGCGGCCCGCGATCATCGCGGGGAGCGGGATCTGGTGGGCTCGCGCGTGGGAGCCCCTCCAACGCTTCGTCGAGGCGACGGCGCTCCCCTGCTTCACGATCGGCATGGCACGCGGCAGCCTCTCCGACGAGCACCCGCTCTGCTTCGGCTACGCCGACGCGGTCCTCAACCCTGCGGCCCGCGAGATCAGGGAGGCCGACGTCGTCCTGCTGATCGGCAAGCGGATCGACTTCCGCCTGGGCTACGGCAACCTGTTCGGCCCGAATGCCCACCTGATCCAGGTGGACATCCACGCCGCAGAGCTCGGCCGGAATAGGAATGCCCAGCTCCCGATCCAGTGCGACGCCGGCGCCTTCCTGGCCCAGATGGCGGCGGGCGCCGAGAAGCGCGGAGGCTGGAAGGAGAAGCCCTGGGCCGAGCGGCTTCGCGCCGCCCGGCGCGCGGCGGCGGAGTCACGCCGGCCCGACGAGACCTCCGACGCCTCGCCGGTGCACCCGCTGCGGATCGTCAGGGAGGTGCGCGAGGCGGTGAACTCGGACGTGGTCTGGGTGATCGACGGCGGAGACTTCGCTCAGTGGTGCCGGCTCGCCCTCCCCGCGCGCAAGCCGGGCCACTGGGTCAGGCTCGGCGCCCTCGGGACCGTCGGCGCGGCGATCCCGCTGGGCGTCGTCGCCAAGCTCGCCAAGCCCGACTGCCCGGTCGTGATCCTGACCGGTGACGGCGGCATGGCCTTCCACTCCTGGGAGCTGCACACGGCGCTCCGCTTCAACGCGCCGGTCGTCGTCGTCGTCGGGAACGACTGCGGCTGGGGGATGGAGCGCGAGCTGCAGGCCGCGTTCTACGATCGGACCGTCGGCGTGGAGCTGGGTCCTGTCCGCTACGACAAGGTCATCGAAGGGATGGGCGGCCACGGCGAGCACGTCGAAGTGCCCGCGGAACTTCGTCCCGCCCTCGACCGGGCGCTGAAGTCAGGGCGGGTCGCCTGCGTCAACGTGATGATGCGCGGGGTCCCGAGCCCTCTCACCACGGCCAACATCGCCCGCGCTAAGGGGCCCAAGGTCTAA